The proteins below are encoded in one region of Mya arenaria isolate MELC-2E11 chromosome 15, ASM2691426v1:
- the LOC128218688 gene encoding uncharacterized protein LOC128218688 gives MRVTCKRACCCCTAICLVITVMLLSSQEQQQQQSETLNEDDAPIINPDELEPFEPSVNEDFPTNEDRKEPLIPHVFHQTHSTEYVPHINIKSVKSLIQFNPTWDYFFWTNENARDLIARRHPQLIDVFDNFINPIERSDLLRYVVLYEIGGVYLDTDVEVIRPLNRVTYKYTCIIPSEPFEHSSILYKRDIVINNAIIFCRSRHPFLKQLLQNIGNSTTGLTAIDRTGPVFVTEQYFIFMHTLVPRKSNTSLTYIDGNEPFVVRRNCIADNCVYIPNTIYFNHQYDKPQSLLVENCKLKNKPPLVKRGCLILAARKTEVTSQFEFTRHHWVHTWSHVENDTWLVRLFKFLSKLRYGSHTGGIHIRDIVKNVKIS, from the coding sequence agcaacaacaacaacagtcaGAAACACTTAACGAAGACGATGCGCCAATTATTAATCCAGATGAACTAGAACCGTTTGAACCGTCGGTCAATGAAGACTTTCCTACGAATGAGGACAGAAAAGAACCGTTGATACCTCATGTCTTTCACCAAACCCATTCAACAGAATATGTTCCACATATTAACATTAAGAGTGTAAAATCGCTCATCCAATTCAACCCCACTTGGGACTACTTTTTCTGGACCAATGAAAACGCACGAGACCTGATTGCTAGACGACATCCGCAGCTTATAGAtgtgtttgacaattttattaatcCTATTGAACGGAGTGACTTACTGAGATATGTAGTACTGTACGAGATAGGTGGGGTTTATTTAGACACAGATGTGGAGGTTATACGCCCGCTAAACAGGGTCACGTACAAATACACGTGTATCATTCCTAGTGAACCGTTTGAACACAGCAGTATATTGTATAAAAGGGATATTGTCATAAACAATGCGATAATATTTTGTCGATCCCGTCATCCGTTTTTAAAACAGCTTCTTCAAAACATAGGAAATAGCACAACTGGATTAACAGCGATAGACAGAACGGGGCCAGTGTTTGTTACTGAGcagtatttcatatttatgCACACTCTGGTGCCAAGAAAGAGTAATACATCTCTAACGTACATAGATGGAAACGAACCGTTTGTCGTCCGTCGAAATTGTATAGCTGACAATTGTGTGTACATTCCAAACACGATATACTTCAACCATCAGTATGACAAACCTCAAAGTTTGCTGGTCGAAAACTGTAAACTCAAAAACAAGCCGCCCTTAGTAAAAAGGGGTTGTCTTATTTTAGCAGCCCGAAAGACAGAGGTGACGTCCCAATTTGAGTTCACGCGTCATCACTGGGTACACACGTGGTCTCACGTGGAAAATGACACGTGGCTTGTGcgtttatttaagtttttgtcGAAGCTTCGGTATGGATCCCATACAGGAGGGATACATATACGAGATATagtgaaaaatgtgaaaatatcaTGA